A single region of the Enterobacter cloacae complex sp. R_G8 genome encodes:
- a CDS encoding A24 family peptidase, giving the protein MNSLTLLQGSQMPALCLLSGALGGIIGSFLGVVVERIPPLIKEEAGAGNLLFPASHCPACSHTLSWWENIPVLSWCCLRGRCRCCQSAIPLRLLLLELSSALFFALTAAYAPSAAALMSLWILWCGLLPLAAIDAKHLLLPDCLTQPLLWAGLLNHAFFHSLPLSDALYGAAAGYLSLWLLYWAFRLTTGREGLGYGDFKLLAALGAWCGWQALPSLLLAAALSGIALYFVFYKAVKENSVIPFGPLLSLAGLVIFILQTFQFIF; this is encoded by the coding sequence ATGAACTCGCTGACGCTGCTTCAGGGCAGCCAGATGCCCGCCCTTTGCCTGCTGAGCGGTGCGCTTGGCGGCATTATCGGCAGCTTTCTGGGCGTGGTGGTCGAACGCATTCCCCCGCTCATTAAAGAGGAGGCGGGAGCCGGAAATCTGCTGTTTCCGGCCTCTCACTGTCCGGCGTGCTCCCACACGCTCTCCTGGTGGGAAAATATCCCTGTTCTGAGCTGGTGTTGCCTGCGTGGACGCTGCCGCTGCTGTCAAAGCGCGATCCCGCTGCGTCTGCTGTTACTTGAGCTTTCCAGTGCCCTGTTTTTTGCCCTGACGGCGGCGTATGCCCCGTCTGCGGCCGCATTGATGTCGCTGTGGATCCTCTGGTGCGGGCTGCTGCCGCTGGCGGCGATAGACGCAAAACACCTGCTGTTGCCGGACTGTCTGACGCAACCGCTGCTGTGGGCGGGCCTGCTGAATCATGCGTTTTTTCATTCCTTACCCCTGTCGGACGCCCTGTATGGCGCGGCGGCGGGCTACCTGTCGCTGTGGCTTCTCTACTGGGCGTTTCGCCTGACGACGGGTCGCGAGGGACTGGGCTACGGTGACTTTAAGCTGCTGGCTGCGCTGGGCGCGTGGTGCGGCTGGCAGGCTTTGCCATCATTATTACTGGCGGCTGCGTTAAGCGGTATCGCGTTGTATTTTGTTTTTTATAAAGCGGTTAAAGAAAATAGCGTTATTCCTTTTGGCCCGCTGTTGTCACTGGCAGGTTTGGTTATTTTTATCCTTCAGACCTTTCAATTCATATTTTGA
- a CDS encoding glycosyl hydrolase family 18 protein, with amino-acid sequence MKFMKPTYLALFVAAVSGSAFAAAPGTPSISSGNDKFAIVEVDQAVVDYGNLVKVHNDGVDVKVEWNVWSGDAPTSGKVLLDGKTVWSGAAGASGSATFKVKKGGRYQEQVELCNNSGCTKSASKLIIVADTDGSHLLPLNAPLQENNKTFAKHTDKVVAAYFPEWGVYGRNFPVDKIPAANLNHILYGFIPICGGDGINDGLKTVENGNSFANLQKACAGRPDYTVAIHDPWAALQKPQSGVSNWDDPYKGNFGQLMALKKAHPDLKILPSIGGWTMSDPFHHMNDTAIRARFVSSVKDFLKTWKFFDGVDIDWEFPGGGGVNESLGNPQVDKATYTALMHDLRTMLNELSAETGRTYELTSAIGAGKDKIEDVDYTTAQQYLDHIFLMSYDFYGAWSMTDLGHQAALRAPAWRPDTNYTTENGVNALLEQGVQPGKIVVGTGMYGRGWTGVHGYTGDNPFTGTATDGVKGTWEPGVVDYRQIVNEYKGKPGWEYGYDADAEAPYVFNKSTGELISYEDARSATAKGKYVLAKNLGGLFAWSIDSDNGDILNAMNESLLGGSTPEPVVTNHAPVASAADQTVTGPATVTLDGSASTDPDGDALTYKWTQISGPTVTLTNSTKAKATFSVGAVTSNQTLAFRLTVTDAKGLSSTADVQVVNKAPKANQAPVVNPMQNVTLEAGQTYALNVQAADPDGDALTYAWSVPSDMHATGTDTASVQITAPDVTTDSTYTVSVVVSDGKTSVQSNVQVTVTPKATPVVPDEDNTPSDEGNTPSDEGTATGSCDNPVDANASKYAAWESSKIYNNGDMVSSDNLVWKAKYWTQGNKPGFNADAWELVSQVKMNWRADMVYLGGDKTTYQGFEYRAKWWTKGDKPGNSDVWVKEGASSECK; translated from the coding sequence ATGAAATTTATGAAGCCAACTTATCTGGCACTCTTTGTCGCAGCCGTTTCCGGCTCCGCGTTCGCCGCAGCGCCAGGTACGCCTTCAATCAGCAGCGGTAACGATAAATTTGCCATCGTTGAAGTGGACCAGGCCGTAGTGGACTACGGTAATCTTGTTAAGGTTCACAACGACGGTGTCGACGTAAAAGTCGAGTGGAACGTCTGGAGCGGCGACGCGCCGACTTCCGGTAAAGTGCTGCTGGACGGCAAGACCGTCTGGTCCGGTGCTGCCGGTGCATCCGGTTCTGCCACCTTTAAAGTGAAAAAAGGCGGTCGCTACCAGGAGCAGGTTGAACTCTGTAACAACAGCGGCTGCACCAAAAGCGCAAGCAAGCTGATCATCGTGGCGGATACTGACGGTAGCCACCTGCTGCCGCTGAATGCGCCTCTGCAGGAAAACAACAAAACCTTCGCAAAACATACCGATAAAGTGGTTGCCGCCTACTTCCCTGAGTGGGGCGTTTACGGCCGTAACTTCCCGGTAGACAAAATCCCAGCCGCTAACCTGAACCATATCCTGTACGGCTTCATTCCAATCTGTGGCGGCGACGGCATCAACGACGGTCTGAAAACCGTGGAAAACGGCAACAGCTTCGCCAACCTGCAAAAGGCCTGTGCTGGCCGCCCTGACTACACCGTGGCGATCCACGACCCATGGGCTGCGCTGCAAAAACCACAGTCCGGCGTCTCTAACTGGGACGACCCGTACAAAGGTAACTTCGGCCAGCTGATGGCGCTGAAAAAAGCCCATCCTGACCTGAAGATCCTGCCATCCATTGGCGGCTGGACCATGTCCGATCCGTTCCACCACATGAACGATACCGCCATCCGCGCCCGTTTTGTCTCTTCTGTTAAAGACTTCCTGAAAACCTGGAAATTCTTCGACGGCGTGGATATCGACTGGGAATTCCCGGGCGGCGGCGGCGTGAATGAATCGCTGGGCAACCCGCAGGTGGATAAAGCAACCTACACCGCGCTGATGCACGATCTGCGTACCATGCTGAACGAGCTGTCTGCTGAAACCGGACGCACCTATGAACTGACCAGCGCCATCGGTGCAGGTAAAGATAAGATTGAAGACGTGGATTACACCACGGCGCAGCAGTATCTCGATCACATCTTCCTGATGAGCTACGACTTCTACGGCGCGTGGAGCATGACCGATCTGGGTCACCAGGCGGCGCTGCGTGCGCCAGCATGGCGTCCGGACACCAACTACACCACGGAAAATGGCGTTAACGCGCTGCTGGAGCAGGGCGTACAGCCAGGCAAAATCGTGGTGGGTACCGGCATGTACGGTCGTGGCTGGACTGGCGTTCACGGCTATACCGGCGACAACCCGTTCACCGGTACGGCGACCGACGGCGTGAAAGGTACCTGGGAACCCGGCGTTGTTGACTATCGTCAGATTGTGAACGAGTACAAAGGCAAACCGGGCTGGGAATATGGCTATGATGCAGATGCTGAAGCGCCATATGTCTTCAACAAATCTACCGGCGAGCTGATCTCCTATGAAGATGCCCGTTCTGCAACCGCAAAAGGTAAATACGTTCTGGCAAAAAACCTGGGCGGCCTGTTCGCATGGTCTATCGACTCCGATAACGGCGACATCCTCAATGCGATGAACGAAAGCCTGCTGGGTGGCTCCACGCCAGAACCGGTGGTGACCAACCATGCGCCAGTTGCTTCCGCAGCGGATCAAACCGTGACCGGCCCGGCGACCGTGACCCTGGATGGCTCTGCCTCCACCGACCCTGATGGCGATGCGCTGACCTACAAATGGACCCAAATCTCTGGCCCAACCGTCACGCTGACCAACAGCACCAAAGCGAAAGCGACCTTCTCCGTCGGCGCTGTCACCAGCAACCAGACCCTGGCATTCCGTCTGACCGTGACCGATGCGAAAGGCCTGAGCAGCACCGCTGACGTGCAGGTTGTGAACAAAGCACCGAAAGCGAACCAGGCCCCGGTGGTTAACCCGATGCAGAACGTCACTCTGGAAGCCGGTCAGACCTACGCCCTGAACGTGCAGGCGGCGGATCCAGACGGTGATGCACTGACCTACGCCTGGAGCGTGCCATCGGATATGCACGCGACCGGTACTGATACCGCCAGCGTACAGATCACCGCGCCGGACGTGACAACGGACTCTACCTACACCGTGAGCGTTGTCGTGAGCGACGGCAAAACCAGCGTACAGTCTAACGTACAGGTTACCGTAACGCCGAAAGCCACCCCGGTTGTGCCTGATGAAGACAATACCCCGTCTGACGAAGGTAACACGCCATCTGACGAAGGCACTGCAACCGGCAGCTGTGATAACCCGGTTGACGCCAACGCCAGCAAATACGCGGCATGGGAATCCAGCAAAATCTACAACAACGGCGATATGGTCAGCTCTGATAATCTGGTATGGAAAGCGAAGTACTGGACTCAGGGCAACAAACCTGGCTTCAACGCCGACGCATGGGAACTGGTCAGCCAGGTGAAAATGAACTGGCGTGCCGATATGGTTTACCTCGGTGGTGACAAGACAACCTATCAAGGTTTCGAGTACCGCGCGAAATGGTGGACAAAAGGTGACAAACCAGGCAACAGCGATGTATGGGTGAAAGAAGGCGCATCCTCAGAGTGCAAATAA
- the gspK gene encoding type II secretion system minor pseudopilin GspK: protein MSGKSVRKQRGVALLVVLILLVMMSALAAKISQQFCRNLQKTRYQVSQQQLRWAIQSQQKTIEGLLQTYASGESKGLSPKGEWTEPVETEGEHYTVVSQIEDAQTCFNVNNLLAADPTPAVQTAGALPEKPVKARIVEQLLTDSGISAGDAEEIYQQLMDYLDGDTTTAKEGMESDAWAGVEPARLPANQMMRTPGELKLLPAFPVAAYGRVSKVLCALPDTASKVDVNTLTEEQASLLAALFIGSLSEDEAARLIASRPEEGWESMEAFQKALETNYPQTKDALKQVQAFLAVNSHYFRVNSTGNTDDLTLRVVSQLHVDDEAGKVITWQRRYRMVE, encoded by the coding sequence ATGAGCGGAAAATCGGTTCGAAAACAGCGCGGTGTCGCGCTGCTGGTGGTGCTAATTTTGCTGGTCATGATGTCGGCGCTGGCGGCCAAAATCAGCCAGCAGTTCTGCCGCAATCTGCAGAAAACCCGCTATCAGGTGAGTCAGCAGCAGCTGCGCTGGGCCATTCAGAGCCAGCAAAAAACCATTGAAGGTCTGCTTCAGACCTACGCCAGCGGCGAGAGCAAAGGCCTGTCGCCGAAAGGGGAGTGGACAGAGCCGGTGGAGACAGAGGGGGAACACTACACCGTGGTAAGCCAGATTGAGGATGCCCAGACCTGCTTTAACGTCAATAACCTGCTGGCGGCCGATCCGACCCCCGCGGTACAGACCGCAGGGGCGTTGCCGGAAAAACCGGTCAAAGCGCGCATCGTCGAACAGCTCCTGACCGACAGCGGTATTTCCGCTGGTGACGCAGAAGAGATTTACCAGCAGCTGATGGACTATCTCGACGGCGATACCACAACGGCCAAAGAGGGGATGGAATCGGATGCCTGGGCCGGCGTTGAGCCCGCACGGCTGCCTGCGAATCAGATGATGCGCACCCCGGGCGAGCTGAAGCTGCTGCCCGCGTTTCCGGTAGCGGCTTACGGCAGGGTCAGTAAAGTGCTCTGCGCCTTACCCGACACCGCCAGCAAGGTGGATGTAAACACCCTGACTGAAGAACAGGCATCGCTACTGGCAGCCCTGTTTATCGGCTCGCTGAGCGAGGACGAGGCCGCCCGCCTGATCGCCTCCCGCCCGGAAGAGGGCTGGGAGTCGATGGAGGCGTTCCAGAAAGCGCTTGAGACAAATTATCCGCAGACCAAAGACGCGCTGAAGCAGGTACAGGCGTTTCTTGCGGTCAACAGTCACTATTTCCGGGTCAACAGTACCGGCAATACCGATGATTTAACGCTGCGCGTCGTCAGCCAGCTTCATGTTGATGATGAAGCCGGGAAGGTGATTACCTGGCAACGTCGCTACCGAATGGTTGAATAA
- the gspG gene encoding type II secretion system major pseudopilin GspG: MSLKRNSLKGQAGFTLLELMVVIVILGVLASMVVPNLMGNKEKADAQKATSDIVALEGSLDMYKLDNHRYPTTEQGLQALVTKPDIAPIPKNYRDDGYIRRLPEDPWGNDYILVSPGEHGAVDVFSAGPDAEANTADDITNWSLDKKEK; this comes from the coding sequence ATGTCTTTAAAACGAAATAGCCTGAAAGGTCAGGCTGGTTTTACCTTGCTCGAATTAATGGTGGTGATCGTTATTCTCGGTGTGCTCGCCAGTATGGTGGTACCAAATTTAATGGGGAATAAAGAAAAAGCCGATGCCCAGAAAGCAACCAGCGATATTGTGGCGCTGGAAGGTTCACTGGATATGTACAAGCTGGATAACCACCGTTACCCCACGACGGAGCAGGGTTTGCAGGCGCTGGTCACCAAACCTGATATCGCGCCAATCCCGAAAAACTACCGTGATGATGGCTATATTCGCCGACTGCCGGAAGATCCATGGGGCAATGATTATATTCTGGTCAGCCCGGGTGAACATGGCGCAGTGGATGTTTTCTCTGCGGGCCCGGATGCCGAAGCGAATACCGCGGATGATATTACCAACTGGTCTTTAGATAAAAAAGAGAAGTAA
- a CDS encoding type II secretion system protein M — MKEKIGQLKARYLGYSPRERALIKLCGSALCCAIIWYGVMTPLDNIIKNEKSTLQKQKQTLNWMRAEINKNHLQAKVLKTSNPRSVVEESAKEIHVALSNIQQDGQTLTFNIDRVNVYELKNWLREVNLTTGVRLEKMDLTPVDHLSDVKAQIKLSWAKVA, encoded by the coding sequence ATGAAAGAAAAAATAGGGCAATTAAAAGCACGCTATCTGGGTTACAGCCCGCGCGAGCGTGCGCTGATTAAATTATGTGGCTCGGCGCTCTGCTGCGCCATTATCTGGTACGGAGTGATGACCCCACTGGACAATATAATTAAGAATGAGAAAAGCACGCTGCAAAAACAGAAGCAAACTCTGAACTGGATGCGGGCGGAAATTAATAAAAATCACCTTCAGGCCAAAGTATTAAAAACCAGTAACCCGAGAAGCGTGGTGGAAGAGAGCGCCAAAGAGATCCACGTTGCGCTGAGTAATATTCAGCAGGACGGGCAAACCCTGACGTTTAATATTGATCGGGTCAACGTCTATGAGCTTAAAAACTGGCTTCGGGAGGTCAATTTAACCACCGGGGTTCGTCTGGAGAAAATGGATCTCACGCCGGTTGATCACCTTAGCGATGTAAAGGCCCAGATTAAACTCTCCTGGGCGAAAGTGGCATGA
- the gspL gene encoding type II secretion system protein GspL translates to MKQVLFIRPDTHEDGNIMWCESGSDQVEQRQGGTSLAALAGHALAARVCLLLPASEMIFRHFTLPKKGGVEFSWLAEETLIGDVDTLHWTVLNRKGREVDAVAIEAARLQYWLDRCADAGLTVVQVLPDAILLPVTEGGSTLVSTDSGYWMRYSPSGACETDAALLPLLLSQQCASNLVCYGEAPAGVQVDEQRVWQHPLVLIQPQWKSCKANLLHGVFAARGAHSGFRYAKPALAAMAMLSLGLLIGPRIGMAWMLSNQENLAQQQMVELARHYFPTLRQTTNLKYHFGQNIRKEKKGIFLQLDALEQIRQSLPAVELSEVGYDDSRNQLTLNIRSMDPTALQAFVNKASDTFDFTLQPVSSEAPYTAIITGKYK, encoded by the coding sequence ATGAAACAGGTGCTTTTTATTCGTCCCGACACGCATGAGGACGGGAACATAATGTGGTGTGAGTCCGGTAGCGACCAGGTGGAGCAACGGCAGGGTGGGACGTCACTGGCGGCGCTTGCCGGTCACGCGTTAGCCGCCCGCGTCTGCCTGCTCCTGCCGGCCAGCGAAATGATCTTCCGTCACTTCACGTTGCCCAAAAAAGGCGGCGTTGAATTCTCCTGGCTGGCAGAGGAGACGCTGATTGGCGACGTGGACACGCTGCACTGGACGGTGCTTAACAGGAAAGGGCGGGAAGTGGACGCGGTGGCCATTGAGGCGGCGCGTCTGCAGTACTGGCTGGACCGCTGTGCCGATGCCGGGCTGACGGTGGTGCAGGTGCTGCCCGATGCCATTCTTCTGCCGGTGACTGAGGGCGGCAGCACGCTGGTCTCCACCGACAGCGGCTACTGGATGCGCTATTCGCCGTCTGGTGCCTGTGAAACCGACGCCGCGCTGTTGCCGCTGCTGCTGAGCCAGCAGTGCGCCAGTAACCTCGTCTGCTACGGCGAGGCGCCCGCAGGCGTGCAGGTGGATGAGCAACGGGTCTGGCAGCATCCGCTGGTGCTGATCCAGCCCCAGTGGAAAAGCTGCAAAGCGAACCTGCTGCACGGCGTTTTTGCTGCCCGTGGCGCCCACTCCGGGTTCCGTTATGCAAAACCGGCCCTTGCCGCCATGGCGATGCTGAGCCTCGGGCTGCTGATTGGCCCTCGCATCGGCATGGCCTGGATGCTGTCTAACCAGGAAAACCTGGCCCAGCAGCAGATGGTGGAGCTGGCCCGGCACTATTTCCCCACGCTGCGCCAGACCACCAACCTGAAGTACCACTTCGGGCAGAACATCAGGAAAGAGAAGAAAGGGATCTTTCTTCAACTGGACGCGCTGGAGCAGATCAGGCAATCGCTCCCGGCGGTCGAGCTCAGCGAAGTGGGATATGACGACAGCCGGAATCAGCTTACGCTGAACATCCGTTCGATGGATCCCACGGCGTTGCAGGCGTTCGTTAATAAGGCGAGTGATACCTTCGACTTTACGCTGCAGCCGGTCTCCAGTGAAGCGCCTTATACCGCTATCATCACAGGGAAATATAAATGA
- the iagB gene encoding type III secretion system invasion protein IagB, whose translation MKRFLFLLLILSQSAFANCWNKAAHYYHIDPFLLYAIANVESGMNPYAIGINHDGTRDVGLMQINSSHFPELRRKGIDENRLMTEPCTSIMVGASILSGMIKVYGYNWEAVGAYNAGLKKENYPQRMVYAHKVWRKYQQLKLAARDRTNW comes from the coding sequence ATGAAAAGGTTTTTGTTTCTGTTATTGATATTAAGCCAAAGCGCATTTGCGAATTGCTGGAATAAAGCGGCGCATTATTATCATATTGATCCGTTTTTACTCTATGCCATCGCCAATGTGGAATCGGGAATGAACCCGTACGCCATTGGCATTAATCATGACGGAACGCGCGATGTCGGTTTAATGCAAATTAACAGCTCGCACTTTCCTGAACTCAGGCGCAAAGGTATTGACGAAAACCGCCTGATGACAGAACCCTGCACCTCCATTATGGTCGGCGCCTCTATTTTGTCGGGCATGATTAAGGTTTATGGATACAACTGGGAAGCCGTTGGCGCCTATAACGCCGGGCTTAAAAAGGAAAACTATCCCCAACGAATGGTGTATGCCCATAAAGTCTGGCGAAAGTATCAGCAGTTAAAATTAGCCGCCCGTGACAGAACCAACTGGTGA
- the gspJ gene encoding type II secretion system minor pseudopilin GspJ — translation MSKHIQRQQGFTLLEIMIALTIFAVISTLAWQILDGAMRTSNATDVAATQLNQLQRAYNLLERDFFQLQARAPRNEPDVFVQHDDALELNTLNGVSGQVQLERVRWRLKDKKLWRDIWPVIDSPADVKPEEVPILSDVKEMTWRFWKASWQTKWTDTAHQPDGVELLLTMENGETWRWVFTTPGDMPVAPAAPTEPTPAPPGDRVAPAQPVPAPSGENK, via the coding sequence ATGAGCAAGCACATTCAGCGTCAGCAGGGCTTTACGCTGCTGGAGATCATGATTGCGCTGACCATCTTCGCGGTTATCAGCACGCTTGCCTGGCAAATCCTGGACGGGGCGATGCGCACCTCGAACGCCACCGACGTGGCGGCGACGCAACTCAACCAGCTTCAGCGCGCCTATAACCTGCTGGAGCGGGATTTCTTCCAGCTTCAGGCACGCGCGCCACGCAACGAGCCTGATGTCTTTGTCCAGCATGACGATGCGCTGGAGCTGAACACGCTGAACGGCGTGAGCGGTCAGGTCCAGCTGGAGCGCGTGCGCTGGCGGCTTAAGGACAAAAAACTGTGGCGCGATATCTGGCCGGTTATCGACAGCCCCGCCGATGTGAAGCCGGAAGAGGTGCCGATCCTCAGCGATGTAAAAGAGATGACGTGGCGCTTCTGGAAAGCGAGCTGGCAGACCAAATGGACCGACACGGCGCATCAGCCGGACGGCGTAGAGCTTCTGCTGACCATGGAGAATGGCGAGACCTGGCGCTGGGTATTTACCACGCCGGGTGATATGCCAGTCGCCCCGGCGGCACCTACCGAACCCACGCCAGCGCCACCGGGCGATAGGGTCGCGCCAGCGCAGCCGGTGCCCGCTCCGTCAGGAGAGAACAAATGA
- the gspH gene encoding type II secretion system minor pseudopilin GspH, with translation MNKQRGFTLLEIILALVIFASCAMMVVSTIPSRSGADIFGQQLKALVEYGSDRAVMDGNIVGLVITTSEYQLVTWAEKEGERHWEPLTAGRIVTHGQFPEEMHVSLSPQRIAATTDATPQIVFLPDGEISRFTLSLQSVDKKQRFRVVSQGASPVSVENDD, from the coding sequence ATGAATAAGCAACGTGGGTTTACCTTACTGGAAATTATTCTGGCGCTGGTGATATTTGCCTCCTGCGCCATGATGGTGGTGTCGACAATCCCCTCGCGCAGCGGCGCGGATATTTTCGGTCAGCAGTTAAAAGCCCTCGTTGAATATGGTTCAGACCGTGCGGTAATGGACGGCAATATCGTTGGGCTGGTGATCACCACCTCAGAATATCAGCTGGTGACCTGGGCCGAAAAAGAGGGCGAACGACACTGGGAACCCTTAACCGCCGGGCGCATTGTCACCCACGGCCAGTTCCCGGAAGAGATGCACGTGTCGCTCTCACCGCAGCGCATTGCTGCCACAACCGACGCCACGCCGCAGATTGTCTTTTTGCCGGACGGGGAGATAAGCCGCTTCACGCTGTCCCTGCAGAGTGTCGATAAAAAGCAGCGCTTTCGCGTGGTGTCGCAGGGGGCATCACCGGTTTCGGTAGAGAACGATGACTAA
- the gspI gene encoding type II secretion system minor pseudopilin GspI: MTKRKEQGMTLLEVMVALVIFSTAALALMNSVSLNVRFTHGLGDSLQASWVAENQLAEAKLSNTPFPDTLQTGTEIMGGRSWIWRKQRVKTAENRFADEVQVYAEDDEDKPVLTLQIPEPGEVK; encoded by the coding sequence ATGACTAAACGCAAAGAACAGGGGATGACCCTGCTGGAAGTGATGGTCGCACTGGTCATCTTCTCCACCGCCGCGCTGGCGCTGATGAACTCCGTCTCGCTGAACGTGCGCTTTACCCATGGCCTGGGCGATTCGCTGCAGGCGAGCTGGGTGGCGGAAAACCAGCTGGCGGAAGCAAAGCTGAGCAACACGCCGTTCCCGGATACCCTGCAGACGGGCACAGAAATCATGGGGGGGCGAAGCTGGATCTGGCGCAAGCAGCGGGTGAAAACCGCTGAAAATCGCTTTGCCGATGAAGTGCAGGTGTACGCCGAGGATGATGAAGACAAACCGGTGTTGACCCTGCAGATACCGGAACCCGGAGAGGTGAAATGA
- a CDS encoding glycoside hydrolase family 19 protein: MNKRTLLSVLIAGACVAPVIAQATMLKAESSQPYTIKASDLAKKEKELTDFPLMKSVKDTIRTLDNAQVEQIEPGRAANPANVKRVEGILKESDWEYLFPLRAKDYSYSNFLKAVGKFPALCDTYNDGRDSEAICRKELATMFAHFAQETGGHESWRPEAEWRQALVYVREMGWSEGQKGGYNGECNPDVWQGQTWPCGKDKDGDFLSYFGRGAKQLSYNYNYGPFSEAMYGDVRTLLDKPELVADTWLNLASAIFFFAYPQPPKPSMLQVIDGTWQPNDHDKANGLVPGFGVTTQIINGGVECGGPTEIAQSQNRIKYYKEFANYLKVPVPADEVLGCANMKQFDEGGAGALKIYWEQDWGWSADTPDGKTYACQLVGYQTPFSAFKDGDYTKCVQKFFNVNIVNDDGSAVTPDEDKVTPTPDENVTPTPDENVTPTPDEDTVPVPANHAPVAQIAGPIGAVEAGAQVSLSAEGSTDEDGNKLTYTWRSQDGQTVTGDDKAVVTFNAPEAATAQQYEISLTVSDGELSSTTSYLLNVKAKAATPSQDEGTSGTYPAWSANSKYSAGDIVNNHGKLFQCKPFPYSGWCNNAPMYYEPGAGLAWSEAWTAL, translated from the coding sequence ATGAATAAAAGGACATTACTGAGCGTGCTTATTGCCGGTGCCTGCGTAGCACCGGTTATTGCTCAGGCTACCATGCTGAAGGCGGAAAGCAGCCAGCCTTACACCATCAAAGCCAGCGATCTGGCCAAAAAGGAAAAAGAGCTCACGGATTTCCCGCTGATGAAATCCGTGAAAGATACTATCCGTACGCTGGACAATGCTCAGGTAGAGCAGATTGAGCCAGGCCGTGCAGCAAACCCGGCAAACGTGAAACGCGTTGAAGGGATCCTCAAAGAGAGCGACTGGGAATATCTGTTCCCGCTGCGCGCGAAGGATTACAGCTACAGCAACTTCCTGAAAGCCGTAGGTAAATTCCCGGCGCTGTGTGATACCTACAATGATGGTCGCGACAGCGAAGCCATTTGCCGTAAAGAGCTGGCAACCATGTTTGCCCACTTCGCACAGGAAACCGGTGGTCACGAAAGCTGGCGTCCGGAAGCCGAATGGCGTCAGGCGCTGGTCTATGTGCGTGAGATGGGCTGGAGCGAAGGCCAGAAGGGCGGCTATAACGGGGAATGTAACCCGGATGTCTGGCAGGGTCAGACCTGGCCATGCGGTAAAGACAAAGATGGCGACTTCCTGAGCTACTTTGGTCGCGGTGCTAAACAGTTGTCCTACAACTACAACTACGGTCCATTCTCCGAAGCGATGTACGGCGATGTCCGCACGCTGCTCGATAAACCTGAGCTGGTGGCCGACACCTGGCTGAACCTGGCCAGTGCGATCTTCTTCTTTGCCTATCCGCAGCCGCCAAAACCAAGCATGCTGCAGGTTATTGACGGCACCTGGCAGCCGAACGATCACGATAAAGCCAACGGCCTTGTCCCTGGCTTCGGCGTGACCACCCAGATCATTAACGGCGGCGTAGAGTGCGGTGGCCCGACTGAAATTGCCCAGTCTCAGAACCGTATCAAATACTACAAAGAGTTCGCTAACTACCTGAAAGTCCCTGTACCGGCTGACGAAGTGCTTGGCTGTGCCAACATGAAGCAGTTCGATGAAGGTGGCGCAGGCGCCCTGAAGATCTACTGGGAACAGGACTGGGGATGGAGCGCAGATACCCCTGATGGTAAGACCTATGCTTGCCAGTTGGTGGGTTATCAGACGCCATTCAGCGCGTTTAAAGACGGCGACTACACCAAATGTGTACAGAAGTTCTTCAACGTGAATATCGTGAACGATGATGGCTCAGCCGTGACGCCTGACGAAGATAAGGTGACGCCGACGCCAGACGAAAATGTGACCCCAACGCCTGACGAAAACGTCACCCCAACGCCGGATGAAGATACCGTTCCTGTGCCGGCAAACCACGCCCCGGTGGCGCAGATTGCAGGGCCGATTGGTGCGGTCGAAGCGGGTGCGCAGGTCTCCCTGAGTGCAGAAGGTTCTACCGATGAAGACGGCAATAAGCTGACCTACACCTGGCGTTCCCAGGACGGCCAGACCGTTACCGGCGACGATAAAGCGGTGGTGACCTTCAACGCACCGGAAGCCGCGACGGCGCAGCAGTATGAAATCAGCCTGACCGTCAGCGACGGCGAGCTGAGCAGTACCACCTCGTACCTGCTGAACGTAAAAGCTAAGGCCGCCACACCGTCTCAGGACGAAGGCACGTCTGGCACTTACCCGGCGTGGAGCGCGAACAGTAAGTACAGCGCGGGCGATATCGTGAACAACCACGGTAAACTGTTCCAGTGCAAACCGTTCCCGTACAGCGGCTGGTGTAACAACGCACCAATGTACTATGAACCAGGCGCAGGTCTGGCATGGTCTGAGGCCTGGACGGCATTATAA